A window from Candidatus Arthromitus sp. SFB-rat-Yit encodes these proteins:
- a CDS encoding penicillin-binding transpeptidase domain-containing protein: MDKNNIRVRIRFINILFGLSILVIIFRLAFIQLGTKSDKYVSIATNQYNLDYRTSNLNYRILDENFNDLIKYNNKYIVQVKSNIFKNYNNNIEMEKILTFTSILKNYNKDFDLIQKFQENPGYNFKFEVDKYTYDKLKTLQDINGVYLYEYNEFNENEAWSIQNILIKEISENSTNDEYHNYIENNKYPKIDFNYVKNGKKVVDEDNNNLKLTINKELQEGIKNIIKDKKYDQFDGIAIAISEATTGEIKALVQKNEYNPNIILGSASLGYVPGSVFKLVVAEAAIDSGIFTSKHTFNCENSRYNLCKNRHSGTLTIEDALAVSCNNIFAEIGKEIGWDLIKSYAEDQGLFKKVLGFSDLREASGSYAEPKEYEDGPLFLSMGQNMLIEPLQALSITNTILNNGVYNRLKLVDQIVNENNEIIKEFEVDSDKVLKKDTANIMKDMLINTLENGTGKNIKINSLESGIKTGTTERFDGESLVSDGWVLGYFKHRNKYYSMFVFVENINEEGQFGGNTAGPIFKEIVDYYSSTF; the protein is encoded by the coding sequence ATGGATAAAAATAATATCAGAGTGAGAATAAGATTTATAAATATTTTGTTTGGATTGAGTATCCTTGTTATAATTTTTAGACTTGCATTTATACAGTTAGGTACAAAATCAGATAAGTATGTATCCATAGCAACGAATCAATACAATTTAGATTATAGGACAAGTAATTTAAATTATAGAATTCTTGATGAGAATTTCAATGATTTAATTAAGTATAATAATAAATATATAGTACAAGTAAAATCTAACATATTTAAAAACTATAATAATAATATAGAAATGGAGAAGATTTTAACATTCACATCTATTTTAAAAAACTATAACAAAGATTTTGATTTGATTCAAAAATTTCAAGAGAATCCTGGATACAATTTTAAGTTTGAGGTTGACAAGTATACATATGATAAATTAAAAACTTTGCAAGATATAAATGGGGTTTATCTTTACGAGTACAACGAATTTAATGAGAATGAAGCGTGGTCAATTCAAAATATTTTAATTAAGGAAATTTCCGAAAATTCAACAAATGATGAGTATCATAACTATATTGAAAATAATAAGTATCCAAAGATTGATTTCAATTATGTTAAGAATGGTAAAAAAGTCGTAGATGAAGATAATAATAATTTAAAATTAACTATAAATAAAGAGTTACAAGAGGGGATAAAAAATATAATTAAAGATAAAAAATATGATCAATTTGATGGTATAGCAATTGCTATATCGGAAGCGACAACTGGAGAAATAAAAGCATTAGTCCAAAAAAACGAGTATAATCCTAATATTATTCTTGGATCTGCAAGCCTTGGATATGTTCCAGGTTCAGTTTTTAAACTTGTAGTTGCAGAGGCTGCTATTGATTCCGGAATTTTCACATCTAAACATACTTTCAACTGTGAAAATAGCAGGTATAATTTATGTAAAAATAGGCATTCAGGAACCTTAACTATAGAAGATGCTCTTGCCGTTTCATGTAATAATATATTTGCAGAAATAGGAAAAGAGATTGGTTGGGATTTGATTAAAAGTTATGCTGAGGATCAAGGGTTATTTAAGAAAGTATTGGGGTTTAGTGATTTGAGAGAAGCTAGTGGAAGTTATGCCGAACCTAAAGAATATGAGGATGGACCTTTATTTTTATCTATGGGACAAAATATGTTAATTGAACCATTACAAGCTTTGAGTATAACAAATACTATTTTAAATAATGGTGTTTATAATAGACTAAAGTTGGTTGATCAAATCGTGAATGAAAATAATGAAATTATAAAAGAATTTGAGGTTGATTCTGACAAAGTATTGAAAAAAGATACAGCAAACATAATGAAAGATATGTTAATAAATACTTTGGAAAATGGGACAGGAAAGAATATTAAAATTAACAGTCTAGAAAGTGGAATTAAAACAGGTACAACTGAAAGGTTTGATGGAGAAAGTCTTGTTTCAGATGGATGGGTATTAGGATATTTTAAACATAGAAACAAATATTATTCAATGTTTGTGTTTGTTGAAAACATAAATGAAGAGGGACAGTTTGGAGGAAATACAGCAGGTCCAATTTTTAAAGAAATAGTAGATTATTATAGCAGTACTTTTTAG
- a CDS encoding peptidase U32 family protein — protein sequence MKKVELLAPAGSLEKLKVAIDFGADAVYVGGPRLNLRAFADNFDFDEMKEGIKYAHDRGAKVYLVLNAIPRNFDMNGIEDYVKRCESLGFDGAIIADPGLISIVKKNTNMDIHLSTQANAMNYETARFWYDYGLKRIILARELKLKEVEEFVKKLPEDCEIEVFVHGAMCMAYSGRCLISNYMTSRDSNKGACSQACRYKYYLVEETRPNEYYPVFEDEDGTYIMNSKDLCMIEHIDDVIRSGVASVKIEGRMKSLFYLAMVVKMYREAIDTYYADPENFKVNPDWKRNLQKISHRRYSTGFFYGKSGEQSYESATYVREYDIIGIVKNYDKETKIATIEQRNRVFNGDKVEIIRPKTENFEVVLNDMKNDKGENIEKANHAQMIFTAHVETELKTNDFIIMKKNEISLG from the coding sequence GTGAAAAAAGTTGAATTGCTTGCACCTGCAGGCAGTTTAGAAAAATTAAAGGTAGCTATTGATTTTGGAGCTGATGCTGTCTATGTTGGAGGTCCAAGATTAAATCTGAGAGCATTTGCAGATAATTTTGATTTTGATGAGATGAAAGAGGGAATAAAATATGCTCATGATAGAGGAGCTAAAGTTTATTTGGTTTTGAATGCGATCCCAAGAAATTTTGACATGAATGGTATTGAAGACTATGTCAAAAGATGTGAATCTTTGGGCTTCGATGGTGCGATCATTGCAGATCCAGGTTTGATTTCAATAGTTAAAAAGAATACAAACATGGATATACATTTAAGTACTCAAGCTAATGCGATGAATTATGAAACTGCGAGATTCTGGTATGATTATGGATTAAAAAGGATAATCTTAGCTCGAGAATTAAAACTAAAAGAGGTAGAAGAATTTGTGAAGAAATTGCCAGAAGATTGTGAAATAGAAGTGTTCGTTCATGGAGCTATGTGTATGGCTTATTCTGGTAGGTGTTTAATATCAAATTATATGACATCTAGAGATTCAAACAAGGGGGCTTGCTCTCAAGCTTGTAGATATAAATATTATCTTGTGGAAGAAACACGACCTAATGAGTATTACCCAGTTTTTGAAGACGAAGATGGAACTTACATAATGAACTCAAAAGATTTATGTATGATTGAACATATTGATGATGTAATTAGATCTGGAGTTGCCTCTGTGAAAATTGAAGGACGTATGAAAAGTTTATTTTATCTTGCCATGGTTGTAAAGATGTATAGGGAGGCTATTGATACATATTATGCCGATCCTGAAAATTTTAAAGTTAACCCTGATTGGAAAAGAAATCTTCAGAAGATAAGTCATAGAAGATATTCTACAGGATTTTTTTATGGAAAATCTGGAGAGCAAAGTTATGAAAGTGCAACGTATGTAAGAGAATATGATATAATTGGTATTGTTAAAAATTATGATAAAGAAACAAAGATAGCAACTATTGAGCAAAGAAATAGAGTGTTTAATGGAGATAAGGTTGAGATTATACGACCTAAAACTGAAAATTTTGAGGTTGTATTAAACGATATGAAGAATGATAAAGGTGAAAATATTGAGAAGGCTAACCATGCTCAAATGATTTTTACAGCACATGTTGAAACTGAATTAAAGACAAATGATTTTATAATTATGAAGAAAAATGAAATTTCACTTGGTTAA
- a CDS encoding O-methyltransferase, producing the protein MSNIVNDDINEFIIKNTRLDLSNDLMDLEVYALENNVPIIDKQVQNFISIMLKINIPKNILEFGTAIGFSSIFMCEQLQGNVEITTVERDKNRIIKAKENFKKFGYENKIRLIEGDCFENFEYLDRGYDFIFIDSSKSHYEKLLNNCIQNLNKNGIIIFDNVLYKGMVASDSLVVKRKKTIVNNMRKFLKNVVNDTRFSTMLLPIGDGIMILRRN; encoded by the coding sequence ATGAGTAATATCGTTAATGATGATATAAATGAATTTATAATTAAAAATACAAGGTTAGATTTATCAAACGATCTTATGGATCTTGAGGTATATGCTTTAGAAAATAATGTGCCAATAATTGACAAACAAGTTCAAAATTTTATAAGTATAATGCTTAAAATCAATATCCCTAAAAATATTTTGGAATTTGGAACAGCTATAGGATTTTCTTCTATCTTTATGTGCGAACAACTTCAAGGTAACGTTGAAATAACAACCGTTGAAAGAGATAAGAATCGTATCATAAAAGCAAAAGAAAATTTTAAAAAGTTTGGCTATGAAAACAAAATACGTCTTATAGAGGGGGATTGTTTTGAAAATTTTGAATATTTAGATCGTGGATATGATTTTATATTTATTGATTCATCTAAATCTCATTATGAGAAACTATTGAACAATTGTATCCAAAATTTAAATAAAAATGGTATAATTATCTTCGACAATGTTTTATATAAAGGCATGGTTGCGTCAGATAGTTTAGTTGTAAAACGTAAAAAAACTATCGTAAACAACATGAGAAAATTTTTAAAGAATGTTGTCAACGATACAAGATTTTCAACAATGTTGTTACCTATTGGTGATGGTATTATGATTTTAAGGAGGAATTAA